In one Vidua chalybeata isolate OUT-0048 chromosome 4, bVidCha1 merged haplotype, whole genome shotgun sequence genomic region, the following are encoded:
- the TMEM33 gene encoding transmembrane protein 33, whose protein sequence is MADSTQNGPMPGGAGGGAVQFLMANKLDTAMWISRLFTVYCSALFVLPLLGLHEAASFYQRALLANALTSALRLHQRLPHFQLSRAFLAQALLEDSCHYLLYSLIFVNSYPVTMSIFPVLLFSLLHAATYTKKVLDARSSNSLPFLRNLLEKLNANQQNILKFIACNEIFLMPATVFMLFSGQGSLLQPFIYYRFLTLRYSSRRNPYCRTLFTELRIVVEHLITKPSCPVFVRRLCLSGISFISRLAPTVA, encoded by the exons ATGGCGGACTCCACGCAGAACGGGCCCATGCCaggcggggccggcggcggggccgtg CAATTTCTGATGGCTAACAAGTTGGATACAGCAATGTGGATTTCCCGCTTGTTCACAGTTTACTGCTCAGCTTTATTTGTCCTGCCTCTTCTAGG GTTGCATGAAGCAGCAAGCTTTTATCAGCGTGCCTTGCTGGCAAATGCTCTTACCAGTGCCCTCCGACTACACCAAAGGCTACCGCACTTCCAGCTTAGCAGGGCATTTCTGGCTCAGGCTTTGCTGGAGGACAGCTGCCATTACCTGTTGTACTCCCTTATCTTTGTGAATTCCTACCCTGTTACAA TGagtatttttccagttttgctgTTCTCTTTGCTTCATGCTGCCACATACACAAAGAAGGTTCTTGAT gcACGAAGTTCAAATAGTTTGCCCTTTTTGAGAAACCTCTTAGAGAAACTGAATGCTAATCAACAGAATATTCTAAAATTCATTGCTTGTAATGAAATTTTCCTGATGCCAGCTACAGTTTTTATGCTCTTCAG TGGACAAGGGAGTCTGCTCCAGCCATTCATTTACTATAGGTTTCTTACATTACGCTACTCTTCTCGGCGAAATCCATACTGTCG gaCTCTCTTCACCGAGCTCAGGATTGTTGTTGAACACTTAATAACGAAGCCCTCGTGCCCTGTTTTTGTAAGAAGACTATGCCTCAGTGGCATTTCCTTTATAAGCAGATTGGCACCAACTGTTGCATAG